One Clostridia bacterium genomic region harbors:
- a CDS encoding sortase → MKSKASRRWKVFVAIGCALLCAALALIIHNAVESANAEKYAKSAVEKFEQIVTERRPYIYSSASQDVSWEEYLESGGETEKTDAIVTIDGQYYIGMLEIPSLDLELPVLADWDYDKLAMSPCRYSGAAVTDDLVICAHNYKSHFGPLRWIKFNSDVYLTDVDGNIHHYIVDNIETLPPANIEEMITAETSEGDDIWDLTLFTCTPGGASRMAVRCVRVLDY, encoded by the coding sequence ATGAAAAGTAAGGCTTCACGCAGATGGAAGGTATTTGTTGCGATAGGCTGCGCGCTTCTTTGCGCCGCCCTCGCGCTTATAATCCATAACGCAGTTGAATCTGCGAACGCCGAAAAATACGCAAAAAGCGCCGTGGAGAAGTTTGAGCAGATAGTTACCGAAAGGCGGCCCTATATATATTCGTCGGCGTCGCAGGATGTTTCATGGGAGGAGTATCTTGAAAGCGGCGGCGAAACGGAAAAAACGGACGCCATCGTTACGATAGACGGACAATATTACATCGGCATGCTTGAAATACCCTCGCTCGATTTGGAGCTTCCCGTTCTTGCTGACTGGGATTATGATAAGCTTGCCATGTCTCCGTGCAGATACAGCGGAGCCGCAGTAACGGACGACCTTGTTATCTGCGCGCACAATTACAAATCTCATTTCGGTCCGCTCAGATGGATCAAATTCAATTCGGACGTATATCTGACAGACGTTGACGGAAATATCCACCATTATATCGTTGACAACATTGAAACGCTGCCCCCGGCAAATATCGAGGAAATGATCACGGCCGAGACGAGCGAAGGCGACGATATCTGGGATCTTACGCTGTTCACATGTACGCCCGGAGGCGCAAGCCGAATGGCCGTGAGATGTGTGAGAGTTTTAGACTATTAA
- a CDS encoding class C sortase, whose amino-acid sequence MKKRAATVVIVVIFVIGISILLYPTASDYVSKLSFNSRISEYTRIVAGSDEAELEELWDKAVLYNSEHKVNRFYEPSPEEHALYDEQLILNGSNVLGTLQIPSIDVSLPLYHGADDDVLEHGIGHIEGSSLPVGGTGTHSVLSGHRGLPSAKLLTDLDKVEVGDIFILEVLGHTLTYETDQIAVVLPDDVSLLQTDPEADLCTLVTCTPYGVNSHRLLVRGHRTDNISIRVTPDALKIDRAVLIPAAEAPFVIILLILIFIDSRRRKQKGV is encoded by the coding sequence ATGAAAAAAAGAGCGGCGACTGTTGTGATTGTCGTCATATTCGTTATAGGAATTTCCATACTTCTCTATCCTACGGCGTCGGATTATGTGAGTAAGCTTTCGTTCAACTCAAGAATATCCGAGTATACGCGCATAGTTGCAGGGTCTGACGAGGCCGAGCTTGAAGAGCTTTGGGATAAGGCCGTTTTATATAACAGCGAGCATAAAGTAAACCGCTTTTACGAGCCTTCGCCCGAGGAGCACGCTCTTTACGACGAGCAGCTTATCTTGAACGGCTCCAACGTGCTCGGAACGCTTCAGATACCGTCTATAGACGTATCGCTGCCGCTTTATCACGGCGCTGACGACGACGTTCTTGAACACGGCATAGGGCATATCGAGGGTTCAAGTCTTCCCGTGGGGGGTACGGGCACTCACTCGGTGCTCTCGGGCCACAGGGGCCTGCCGTCGGCAAAGCTGCTTACCGACCTTGACAAGGTGGAAGTAGGCGACATATTTATTCTGGAGGTGCTGGGGCACACGCTTACGTATGAGACGGATCAGATAGCCGTTGTGCTTCCCGACGACGTGTCGCTCCTTCAGACAGACCCCGAAGCTGACCTTTGCACTCTCGTGACGTGTACGCCTTACGGCGTAAATTCGCACAGGCTTTTGGTGCGCGGCCACAGAACAGACAATATAAGCATCCGAGTAACGCCGGACGCTCTTAAGATAGACCGCGCTGTGCTTATTCCGGCGGCAGAAGCGCCGTTTGTGATAATACTTTTGATACTTATATTTATTGACTCCAGAAGACGGAAACAAAAGGGAGTATGA